In the Candidatus Kapaibacterium sp. genome, one interval contains:
- a CDS encoding TonB-dependent receptor produces MIIWFGISLNLFAESIIEVVDEDTKAPVPYVKVTTKCIGANCTDTVNIQLTSKNGQVKTKFDFPFDIEVNHIGFQTYVARINSKADLQIILRRKEFVLDEIVTTGQYTPRSAQSSVYQVKTVTAERIVAQGAVNLRDLMTNEMNVRLSQDNILGSSMSINGVSGQNVKIMIDGVPVVGRLGGNIDLSQINLNNARRVEIIEGPMSAIYGTDALGGVINIITEDHIEDDIKITGNTLYESVGVYNIDGSLGYKFGKSNVMISGGRNFFAGYSEVDTARNKQWKPKEQYFTDWQFNHFFDKHTFRYSGNFYQDHILNRGAPRLPYRETAFDDHFKTLRLTNSLFFRGEVAKNRFIDITGSYSYYERKKNTYFKDLVTLEEIFTSDPADQDTNSFDSWVLRSTYSHDNVISWVSYQTGFDLNMSTASGRRINENEKTLEDYAAFVSIQFRPIDEITIQPAMRVIHNSNYDAPLVPSINLKTDVTGFMTIRASYARGFRAPSIQELHFMFVDINHNIRGNEGLKAETSHSYNFLLNFHTQTNNYAFKFEPGIYYNDIKDLITLGNIENDLWSYVNIGKFQTIGANMTLSYIRTDLNSKIGVSYIGRSHQFSETIAASPLVFSPEVMANVIYNSQFFGITASVFYKYTGGQSGFNVDESGTEYSSYEIEDYHTLDLTFSKDIFDKSVNLTVGAKNLFDVKDIKRSRAGSGGVHSGSETSSPVAWGRTFFTSIRFNF; encoded by the coding sequence ATGATAATTTGGTTCGGAATTTCATTAAATTTATTTGCCGAATCAATCATTGAGGTCGTGGACGAGGATACGAAAGCCCCTGTTCCATACGTGAAAGTTACAACAAAGTGTATCGGTGCCAATTGTACTGATACTGTAAACATCCAACTCACGAGTAAAAACGGTCAAGTAAAGACCAAATTCGATTTCCCCTTCGACATCGAAGTCAATCACATAGGCTTCCAAACTTATGTAGCTCGAATTAATTCCAAAGCTGATTTGCAAATTATTTTGCGTCGTAAAGAATTTGTTCTTGACGAAATAGTGACAACAGGTCAATACACTCCTCGAAGCGCTCAATCATCAGTCTATCAAGTCAAAACTGTAACTGCTGAGCGAATTGTAGCCCAAGGTGCGGTTAATCTTCGCGATTTGATGACGAATGAAATGAATGTTCGATTGAGCCAAGACAATATTCTGGGCTCAAGCATGAGTATTAACGGCGTTTCAGGTCAAAATGTCAAAATCATGATTGATGGCGTTCCCGTCGTTGGCAGACTTGGGGGCAATATTGACTTAAGCCAAATCAATCTCAATAATGCACGACGTGTAGAAATCATCGAAGGACCGATGTCAGCAATCTACGGTACTGATGCCTTGGGTGGTGTGATTAATATTATCACCGAAGACCATATCGAAGACGATATCAAAATCACCGGCAATACATTGTACGAATCAGTCGGGGTCTATAATATTGATGGCTCGCTTGGATACAAATTTGGCAAAAGCAATGTTATGATTTCAGGCGGTAGAAATTTCTTTGCAGGTTATTCCGAAGTGGACACAGCTCGAAATAAGCAATGGAAGCCAAAAGAGCAGTACTTCACCGATTGGCAGTTTAATCACTTTTTTGATAAGCATACTTTTCGTTATTCCGGAAATTTTTACCAAGACCACATTCTTAATCGTGGTGCACCGCGTTTGCCGTATCGCGAAACCGCTTTCGATGACCATTTCAAAACTTTACGACTGACTAATAGCCTATTTTTCAGAGGTGAAGTTGCCAAAAATCGCTTTATTGACATCACCGGAAGTTATTCATATTACGAGAGGAAGAAAAACACTTATTTCAAAGATTTAGTTACACTCGAAGAAATTTTCACTTCCGACCCCGCAGACCAAGACACGAATTCATTCGATTCGTGGGTATTACGCAGTACATATAGCCATGACAATGTAATCAGTTGGGTCAGCTACCAAACAGGCTTTGACTTGAATATGAGTACGGCATCAGGTAGGAGAATAAACGAAAATGAAAAGACTTTGGAAGATTACGCCGCTTTTGTAAGTATTCAATTCCGCCCAATTGACGAAATTACAATTCAACCTGCGATGAGGGTCATTCATAATTCAAATTACGATGCTCCGCTCGTGCCATCAATAAATCTAAAGACCGATGTTACTGGTTTTATGACTATCAGGGCATCTTACGCAAGAGGATTCAGGGCGCCCTCTATCCAAGAATTGCACTTCATGTTTGTGGACATCAATCACAATATCAGAGGCAATGAAGGGTTGAAAGCTGAAACATCTCATAGTTATAACTTTTTATTGAATTTCCATACTCAAACTAACAATTACGCTTTCAAGTTTGAACCCGGAATCTATTACAATGATATTAAAGACCTGATAACTCTCGGCAACATTGAAAACGATTTGTGGTCATATGTTAATATTGGCAAATTCCAAACTATTGGGGCAAATATGACACTTAGTTATATTCGTACTGATTTGAACTCTAAAATCGGAGTTTCATATATTGGTCGCTCCCATCAATTTAGCGAGACTATTGCCGCTTCACCTTTAGTATTTTCACCCGAAGTTATGGCAAATGTAATATATAATTCACAGTTTTTCGGCATTACAGCATCAGTATTTTACAAATATACAGGTGGACAATCCGGTTTCAATGTTGATGAGTCGGGAACAGAATATTCATCTTATGAGATTGAAGACTACCACACTCTCGATTTGACATTTTCGAAAGACATTTTTGATAAATCTGTAAATCTGACTGTTGGAGCAAAGAATTTGTTCGATGTTAAGGACATTAAGCGCTCAAGAGCCGGTAGCGGTGGAGTGCATAGTGGTTCCGAAACTTCATCGCCTGTAGCGTGGGGTAGAACTTTTTTCACTTCAATTCGTTTTAACTTTTAA